AAGGTATAATTTTTGCTCCAAATCTAGCTGCCATCCTGACAAATTCAGACTGTTCTGGCCAGAACAATTTGTACTCCTCCCCCTGAATATAGAAGACCAAATTATTAGAAGAGCAGCATGCCTTTATCTTCTGCTCATTGGCTAAATAATAACCTTATTCAACATTTATAACTGCAAGGATTTCTGCTATATTGTTCCAAGTCAATCTCCCCATACTTAAGCAAACATCTTTCAGCAacttatttcaaatttcaatactTAACTTATGCCATATATAGATCTAGACTTTGTATCAAGCTTTCCTTGGATCCACAGACAACAAATACAAAGCATATTGAGAAATCAACAGGTTgtaaatttcaattttgtttcaTTAACATGAGAATGACCATTTATTTCAACATTTTGTGATGGGTCTGGACATACAAAGTAAATTAGTACACATATACTTGTAATAGAGGAGAGATTCAATTTTCAAACTGCATTGTTAAATTTCCTATCATAATAAATATCTTCAGATCATGCATACGTGTATCTTTATGAACAAGATAAACTGCTCATACATATGACATTAATCAGACTAAAATTGACCCTAAGATACAAAATCAATTGATCTGGTGGACGGTGCAGTACAAATTTGTCCTTAGGTTTTAAGGAAACAAAAGGTTAGTGATCAACTCATTAATGTTTCACATGACATTATGTTTCAAGTGGAGAAGAGAAAAATCACACAAGTTAATCACAAACTTTCTAAGAAATGCAACCCTTAGATTCATAaacaaaatatagaatttgacTGCACTGAAGTCAGTAAATACAGAAATATTTTGAGAAGAGCATTTCTTAGCAAGATGCTTTAACTAGGTAATACCTTCCGATGAAGAGCTTCCCGCATGCCCCCAGGATACAGCAAGACATGGGATTTTGATGATAAAAGTTTATAAAAGTTAGTTGCCGACACGGGAACCGCACCCATAAATCGGTAATCATCATACATTGATAAGACAGGCATTTTTCCCTCTCTTAGTCTCTTAAACATCAATGGATGTGCTATGCCTCGCAGGACAATCTTATGTTCATTCCACAAACGGGACACCAAAGGAACTAGTTCAAGTCCAAGCATCATGTGGTAACCAACAAGTAAGACTGGTCCTTCAGAAGGAATTCCAGTCAGACCCCGAACAATATTCCCATTCTCAAGAGTTGATATCATCACAGGGTTGAAGGCAACTTCCATCCACCTGTGTTTTAATCAGTCACACAAGAAATAATGATCAAATAAACTTGGCAGTATTTGTGTTTTTATCAAATGAACTAAGTACACATAAATAGCAGATGCAGAAGAGTTGATTCACTATGCCAATAAGAGCTTCGGATTAGCTTAACCCTAGTTTAGTCCAAGGTAGCATCTTCTATAGAGAAGCAAGACCGCCAACAAATACATTGTCAGCATGGAACCTCCTTAACTAGATACCATATCTATGAACATAGACCACACTGTAAATGACCAGGAAGCAAATTATGCGTCTCTACAATCCCCTACCGACTGGTTAGTGGTTAGttttgagaatataattaaataataagagTATGTTCTCTCTAACAGTTTAAGCTTtgagatgagatggtcacacacttcaataTGATATCAGAGCAGACAGAGTCCTGGGATCAAATCTTTACCACCACCCGTAATAAAAATGAATCTCCACGTGCTTCGGCCCATGATAAAAGAATCAGGCCCTCACTTGAGTGGGTgtattgagaatataattaagtaataaaagtgtgttctctctaacaacttaagcttttagatgagatggtcacacacttcaataGTCAGTGTGTTCCAACATAGAGCAGGACAAAATACCTGTATGGTTGATACACACTGTCAAACTCAGAAGTACTTGGTGGCACAAAATCTCTAACGAAATCAAGGTGTCTTCCACGTCGATAAAAATTGGCACCCATTATGACAGTTACCAAATTAAAGTCTGCTTCCTGCATAAAAACTTCAACTTATCATATACCCCAGAAAAGATGTTTTTGCATAAGTTTCGGTATGAATGCTTTAAAAGTTGGAGTAATATCTTTGTTGGAATACGAAGTAACCAGTTCTACGTATGCAGAACTAAGAGCATACAGGTAGGCTATTGCAGGACTACGTAACCTATTGTATACACTGCCATGGGTACTGAATCTTTCTGTAGGAAGTAAGGCATGTAATATGCCACTGTGTGACTTGTTATGGAATCATATTGACAGAGTAATTCTGTTGGAAGGCAACCCTTGCACTTATTATATTCAATCTTGTCAAAGATAAAAAGTaagtaaaaaaatgttatatcaAGACTGTAGCTTACCTGATATCCTAAACTACAGCAGATGATAGAAAATAAGAGCAAAAGCTATAAACTTCAGCTTGTATACAAAATGCATGGATAATTCCAAGTTGGAAGAGTGCAGTGAATATCCCaataatcaaaaaataaaatgaataacaaGGACCTACATTTGCCTACGCAACTAGAAAGCACACAACTGCCAGCAAACTGAAAGTTCTATCATCTTACCTCACTATGCCCATAACAGATCCTTGTCCCATCTCCTACTTCACTTACTCCCAAGCCTATTCAGTCACTAAGGGGCGTGTTCTTTTCTCCATTTAACTAAAAGgcactttctttttcttgttttcctttttttgtcatttaataAACCTCAACGGGACTTCAGGCACAGAGTTCTTGAAAAAATCAATCTATATTGATGCATAGTCTAAACAAGACATTCTCTGCTTTGGTTTGTTGTTTGTTCACAAAAATTATTCTAAACAAAGAACTATTACCATTTGCATAAGcagttatgaatatggtatagAGCAAAAGTAATATGTGGAAAATTGGAAAGAGGAATTGGGTCTGAAAGGGtttggaaaagaagaagagcCTACCAGGAGAAGGGCATGCCCACTGTTATTAAATCTCCGGATCTCACAGTTTGGAAGCATCTTGCGAAGCTTCTCAGATTCCTCTGGGTTGGGTATCAAGTGATCTTTTCCACTGCATAGCAATATAATTCTTAGTCCCACATAGTGGCAGTTGCAAAAGCCAACCTGAATTGGATATTGCTCAAAATGTCCGGAATAAGAAAGAACACAACAATTCTAGTTTACATTAATAATATTCTCGTAAAGatgaaaagagagagaaaatcaaCTATCTCCGCGGAAGGCGTAGGCAATTAAAAATCTCTATTTCATCAAATTTTACCAATGACACTGGAACTTTGAAAAATTACCTCGAGAGTACCAAAGTCTGAGCTGTGACAGCATGGAGGCGAGAACTGACAAAAGATGCGGCTGATTTGAGAATCTTCAGCCTCCAGATAAGTGTTTCTACAGGTAAAACATCAGCCAGCACCTGTGACCTTTATCATCATTTTCTTGCTCAAACTGACCACAAGAACAAACTCCAACTGAAAATATCAACTAATAATGGTTGTCTAAATTTAAAGTCTTCAAAACTATTGAAGTGTCAAAGCTAGAGTGGGAAAGGAAGATATCAACATGGATAGACATGGTGAACGAAAGGGAATCTTATCACTACTAAGAAGGTACCGTAAATAATTAATTGGTGAAAATGTCCAAATGCAACAATTCTTTTCTAGGGTGACCAAGCTTTAAGATTAAGAGGGATAACTTTCACAATTTAACCTAATGAGTTTAAGACTTTTGGACCTTACAGATAAGTAGGATGAAAATGCTACATCACCACGAAATAACTCTGCTACTGCTTGTTGCAAAGGGTGTCCGCTGCCAGGAATTGCCACTGCCACCCTTGCAGGAACCCCTAATCAATGTAATTCAATCAGTTGTAAATTTTCATCTAAAAGTTAACCAGAAAGTGAACTCAGTAAACCAATTTAAGCAAGAAGTATCCACTGAAGTTATTTAGTTCCGATCAACAACTACAACTCAATCCCAAGCAAGTTGGTCAGCTATATGAATCGTCACTCTTCATGTCACTCCATTTTGAGCACTTCACAGCCCAATATTGAGGGATTTAGAACCAATAAACATGATAAATAAAACTAAAGATGTAAATTTATTCATGCAAGCATTAAAAGAACAAGTGtgaacatatacatatactttATCAAGAGAAGTTTCAAGTAGTCTTAGATAGCTCAGAAGTAATCAGCACAACTATAGACTGGCTGTAACTTGGTAGGTATAGGATCCTATGTAACTACAACACTTTTGGAGGGGAACTACACTTTTGAGGTAGTATACCTGTGGATAAATATAGACTAACTGttacttttatcaaaaaaaaaaaaaaagaagtttcaAAGACATTTGGTAGGTGTTTTGCTAGATCTATTGCTTTTTAAAGAATTATGCATACAGCAAACAGAGCTGAATGATTTGTTCAATATTGGGATTAAGTTCTTCAAGTAATTGATTTTTCTGGCCCAGCAGTCAAACTGTTCAAGTTGAGTGAAAGTTTGTGGTGCAAGTTAGAAAAAATTAAGACCAGAATAAGTTGCTGCACACTTTGAACAGGTATGTGTTGTCCCAACAGATACACACATCTTTTGGAGAAAGATACAATGTGAAGTATGACATGTGTGATTATATATACTGACGTAGGTAGGCAAGTAAACATCTTAATTAGTGACTGGAGAGCATGTTTCCTCCTACAATTCTAGTCAACAAGATTCTCATAAAAAGATTCAGAAGAAATAATAGTCCTGAAGCTAGGATCATTCATCTACCAAACCAAACAGTTCACATTTCATCTAGCATGGTAATCAAGGAGATGCAGGAAAAGCAACTCTTTTGGGTAGAATTCAGAAAGATGAGTatgagaatatttttaaaaagtcaacCTTTGCTGGAAAAATCAGTCAAACAAACAGTTTTTATAAAAACTCAAAACAAACTTAGTTTCtggaaacttcaaacaaatattACCAAAATATACAGCTAATAGTTGTTAGCAGTTATTAAAATGCTAGTTTGGCAAGACAAAATTCCATCTACTTAAACTATTATACTCATAAATCAGAGGATGAAGGTACAATAACCTGTTGTCACACTTAACAGTTTAACCATGCTTGGATGGAGTTGCTCAGGAATGACTTCGGACAACGTTATGAGATTTTCCAGCTGAGATTCACGTAGACGCGTGGCTGAGACACATCTTTGcaataagaaaaatgattcAAGCAATATAAATTTATCTCGTAAAATGATAATGACATGCTTTTGAACCTGGGTTTGCCAAAATTAGTGCAAGATCAATATGAGGATTACGAGCAGCAACAGCAAGTGCAAGGCATCCCCCAAAAGATTCTCCAAGAAGATATATGGGACGTCTTGGTGCATGGTGATGCTCTGATCTAACAGTTGCTTCAACCAGGTACACCAGGTCTGAAGGAGAGTTAAGGGGAAGTATATCCCACTGTTACTTTCatttcaaaagataaaaggAGCACACACACAAGTTCAGAAAGAAAAACTGCTTGAGATGAAACAGGACAGGTTTGTCTAGTAACATTGTTCAAACTTAAAAGTGGACACAAGTTAAGTTACTCATTACAAAGAGAGGCGAAAAAGCAAAAAGCACTAGATATCAGGGCATAGACATTTCATGTTAATGTTTAAATAGTAACTGCATGGCTTTTCCAAATGCACAGCTTGCTCAGTTGGCATTCTTGTCCCATTTGTTAGGTGATTCATAACTATCTGATTTGCTGAATCTAAAGGATCTTTTTCACAAATTACATAAGATTTGTACCTGTTATGCAATACTAAGAAAGAGAATTTGACTTCAGTATATGATAATAGTAGTAATATATCCTCAAATCATCACTTCTGGATGTCCATGTGAAAACATATAATAAGACAAAATTTAGGGACAACAGCACTTGCTACCATTTCCactctttaaaatatttttattcagatGCTTGGTTTCCATCTATTAAAATTCAGGCAAGCAATTTTTCCTAAGAACACAACAGGGAGATGAGCAAGGAGAGACCTGAGAATGATGTTCGATCTGTAACTGGAGTGTGGAGACACCATATATTGAAGATCCTTCACGTATGGAAAGCACCacccaaaaaaacaaaaaaagaagaagataacaaGATATTTTAGTCTAGTACAACACAAACATCTTAAAGACAATAGTACTgctaaaaatcaaatattttaaattccgACATTGTGCAGAAAAGTTCAATTAACAAGCTTACCTCCCAAGTCTTTTGTGATGCTTTATAAGGCCAAGTCCAACACCATCAATCCCTGCAATGTTCCGAGTAAATAAAACCTAGTTTAATTAACTTACAGATTAGCTATTTAGATCACTGTATGAACAGTTCATAAACGCTGATACAAAGAAGGTTATCTGTCTAGCGTGTGGATCTTACAGATTGTTTTTTCTGCTATATTGTCCATTCACtgaagatatataaaaaatgagtaaAGTTGCTGTTCCAATGAATCACCTGGTAAGTAGAGCAATAGAGGGGAGTCTTCCATAGGAGCAGCGCAGTCCAAGGGTGAAAACCAGCGTGGTGGCCCACCGTCGGATCCGGACGCAATCATAGCCTTGCTCCATTCCATGAAATCTTTCATAATCAAAGTAGTTGTTTGCTCTAGCTCAGTGGAGTCAGTAATGGAGTTGTTGGGCATCGGTACTGTTGGCGGTTGCTGGCCGATAGAGTTAGTTGATCTCCCAGTAGTTGCAGCTGCAGATGCAATTTTGAATCTGGCGGAGGTGATGCGGAGGCATGAGTTCCGATATTGGAGAAGCGGCGAAACACCGGCCGCCGTGTAAGTGCCGGTGGAAATAGCCGCCatggacaaaaataaaaatgcctTTAGCTTTTGCAGTAGGTAAGAAAGCTGTGATACTCATCTTCCTTTCACTTTTATACTCCTTTACTTTTTGTTCATAAATAAACAATCATAAAACCAAAACAATATTGACTACCCATATCCATATCAATATGTACCGACATGgatcaaattctgaatttatctttaaaaaatcattacTAATATACACAAATTATTATAGCATAATTTAGAacgtaataaaaaaaaattgaattttgaacttataaatattaaattctaGCTCCCATTTTGGCCAGCCAACTTAATCACATGTTAATTGTTTATCATAGAGCCATTATTAGCTCATTCACATGTTAATTGTTAATTAATGTGGATGGTGTTATGccattaatattttaaatcaatACTAGTGATAACAAAATTTTGTAAGAACagtaaattttaaagtttaaagcaCATAGTGAAGAGCAAAAATCAATTAACAAAAACTAATACTTCTGTAAAACATACCATAATTTGTAACAATCGtatgaaacagaaaggaaagaaaatcgAGTCCACTGAATGTACAGTGTTCTCTTAAAGAAATTACTCTTCTCTAGTATTCGAGGTTTGAattggaatatatcctcccaggatagaataaTTTTATTCACCATTGGAATATATCCTTTCAGGATAGAGCGATTCTATTCACCATTGGAATATATTCTCTCAGGATAGAACGATtctattcaccagtgtattAATATCCAAAACAAtcgtgtcagcgagccactcaacggcagtaaactACACGAATAATGAATTTGTGAGTCGGGTTTCAGCtcattatttaaataattaataacgtTTTAgccatttaattaattaaaattttgtccaaaaaataatctctcgatcatTTTTCAAGGCTGAGCGAACGACGATGACGGCGGCGCAAGGGGAGTctctctttccaacccttttaacaattaatagaagtatttttctatttaaacacttgaacttttctttccaccaccaatgagggagaattgttttttttttcttactaaagCATAATAACCTTAAAAAttcctcttttcatcttcctttCATTTCCCATTATTCTTATTATGTACTCCatttgtctctaattacttgttcacttttgaattaacacacctattaagaaaataattattgacatagtaagtttaccattttacccatattaattatgaagttgatgaattaaaaacatAAGATTTTCAacaagttctacctttttcaaaataattaattgacggtataataggtaaaaaaaaaaattgtcctttcttaaatttgtcaaaatggacaagttaTTAAGGACagctaaaaaagaaaaaatggacaagtaattagagacagaggAACACCCAACATATGGATGGTTCATGAAATTTGCATGTCACATTATTTCTACCTTTAAAAATGCGTATTGGAAAGCAATACTCTTGATTGAAGGCGCAACACATTGCCTCGCCATGACCAAATTAGCTTGTGTTTGGACTGGtaacataaaattatgattttaaagtAACATTTGAATATGTAATTCTTTTGatacttaaatttatattttattaaaaaagattcgttattttgaattttatgaaaaagactatatatatatatattagtcgAAAGGATTCTATTGGAAAATAATTAGTTACTACTAGACTAAtagatttgtataaaaaaaaaatgtctttgaAAGTTTGTAATGAAATAcagatttatgtaatttatgAATATGGTACTTAAGGATGTTTTGATAACTGTAAAGAGTTGCAGGAATTAAGAGTGTTCCTCTGGTGTTAGTGAAGAAGGCGGGCGGTATCAGCGAAAAGCTAGCTTAaatcatatattgttgtataggTGGGACTAATGCAGCACTGATAACTGTGTCAAAGTATTGCCCCGATTTAGTTTGTTTCATATTGAACATTAGATGTGATGTTAGACTAAGCAGCCACTTGATGAAGTCATGCAAAAGGCCTCAGACTCTCTGGTCTTTTTAACTGATCAAGTATTCCTTTAATACGCTAACCATAGACTATGCTGCAAAAAGTTGTGTTGAATGGGTGCAACAAACTTGATACAAGTAATTAACTAGACTAGTATTCTGTTCCCTCTATCGCCTTATAAACAAAATGGCCATTCTTGTAAATTAAAGATAGGTAGGTTCGTAATACAGTGGAATTTTGTCATTTGTAATTCAATGTTTCTCTCCTCTACGGTCTGGATTTACACGGAAACTTTTTCTTTCCTTGGAAACCGTTGAGCAAGACAAGAATGCGTTTACATCTCAATTAGTAAGGCATTAAAAATCAGGAATTATGCTTTACGGATGTAAACTTACCCATCCATCAGCACCAACACATAATACTCTGTATATCCAAAGAAACCCGTCCACAACGGCCAAGTGCTGGTTACAAACAAGCATCCTAAAATTATTACAACTTTCCTTACTTAGACCTGGCCATCTTTGTCAGATAAACAATTCTAATCTATCCATCACCCGACCAGAAAAATATTTCACACCTCTTAATAATGAAATCGCACAATTCAAAGTGTAAGAAAATGAAATTGTTGATGCTCAAGAAGCAAGCCAACCACAAAAAACTTAGGTATTCAAGGAACCCAGTACAAAATTctcataaaaagtaaaaatcttAGCTTAGAGATCTGCCCAAGACTAACATCTCAGTCTAATTACCTGCTTGGATGTTGTTACAAGTGTAAAAGTTAAAACTGGTACATAAACTGTTTGACTAACAAGGACAAACAGAATAAGCCTGAAGGTTTCCAAGCATTCTTGTCTCAATAATGACCAAGTTGCAAGCCAGCTAATTTGTATTCAGCGCTTCTTTTTTGCAGCATTGGACTTTGAAGGGCTCGCAATCAGGTAGACAAATAGAACCACAATTGAGATCACAGAAATCAAGGAACCATATTTTGCCATCAATTTCTGTAAACAAGGTGAGATAAAATGAGGTCCGAATTCTCATAATTATCAAATATTTCCATTAAGTACCAAGCACATGGGACATGtaaaatgcagaaattttaGATTCAACTTAAAATGTCAAACTTAGAGGGTGCGCTCAAAGAGATGTTTATAAGATGAATTTTCCATCCCTGTACCCCTCGTTCTTTCTGAATTCAGATGTGTTTTTTCCTAAATCAGATA
The Solanum stenotomum isolate F172 chromosome 12, ASM1918654v1, whole genome shotgun sequence DNA segment above includes these coding regions:
- the LOC125847838 gene encoding phytyl ester synthase 2, chloroplastic-like, with product MAAISTGTYTAAGVSPLLQYRNSCLRITSARFKIASAAATTGRSTNSIGQQPPTVPMPNNSITDSTELEQTTTLIMKDFMEWSKAMIASGSDGGPPRWFSPLDCAAPMEDSPLLLYLPGIDGVGLGLIKHHKRLGRIFNIWCLHTPVTDRTSFSDLVYLVEATVRSEHHHAPRRPIYLLGESFGGCLALAVAARNPHIDLALILANPATRLRESQLENLITLSEVIPEQLHPSMVKLLSVTTGVPARVAVAIPGSGHPLQQAVAELFRGDVAFSSYLSVLADVLPVETLIWRLKILKSAASFVSSRLHAVTAQTLVLSSGKDHLIPNPEESEKLRKMLPNCEIRRFNNSGHALLLEADFNLVTVIMGANFYRRGRHLDFVRDFVPPSTSEFDSVYQPYRWMEVAFNPVMISTLENGNIVRGLTGIPSEGPVLLVGYHMMLGLELVPLVSRLWNEHKIVLRGIAHPLMFKRLREGKMPVLSMYDDYRFMGAVPVSATNFYKLLSSKSHVLLYPGGMREALHRKGEEYKLFWPEQSEFVRMAARFGAKIIPFGTVGEDDIGQMLLDYDDMMKVPYLKALIEELTGEVEKLRYDTEGEVSNQDVHLPIILPKVPGRFYFYFGKPIETAGRKEELKSREKAHELYLEVKSEVERCIDYLKEKRENDSYRNIMARLPYQASHGFDSEVPTFDL